From the Choristoneura fumiferana chromosome 15, NRCan_CFum_1, whole genome shotgun sequence genome, the window CGTtgaaaagttaaatttttttttcgtaaatatcTCACCTTACCTGTATACtgtaaaaatgaaacaaaatagtTCGAATAGTAAAACTAGCGTGCAATTACGAATTCAAGTGAAAGAAAAACAAGCGATACTGTAATAAGTAATCTACTAAATACGTGTTTATTGTGTTTTAAGTCAATTAGTCTCTTATAGTGATATATGATGAATAGAAATCAATATTATAGGTAAGTGGGCGAttgagctccgctcgggctaaaactcggtaccaagcgttttcccagagacaagaccaagctagatcgatttttcatccccgaaaaatcctacgtaccaaatttcatcgaaatcgctCTACTGTTCCCGAGATTATgattatctaatatataaagttcTCGGGTCAAACATGTTTGTGACCGTTTGGTCCTTCGAAACGGCGTGAccgtttttttgtatattttttttgtgagcaggtccgcccggattgctaccaccatcttgcttgctaatcctgccgtgaagcagccggtgaaattactggcacttgaggtatcccatcttaggcctctaggttggcaacgcatctgcaatacccctggtgttgtagatgtttatgggcggtggtgatctcttaccatcaggagacccacttgctcgttgaccatccagtcgaataaaaaaaaattcagtagATCTGAGAATATgctgtaaactatttttcatatttctacGCGGACCACAGAAGGGGTACCTACCTGTGACGCGGACGGAGATGCGGGCAATAgatagtatacatatatatatatatatatatatatatatatatatatatatatatatatatatatatatatatgtatatatatacatatatatatacgagAATCGCTCgtttaaaagtataaaatacaGATTCGTGCAAAACTTACGActaatatttctatttttagttacaatataattaagtCACACGGATattaggatatttttttttacttttcgcaTTGTTGATAAGCTGATAATAGGTAGATATTGATTGATCAACAGGTACTGGTAGCTGTCAGTAATATAACAGTAGCATTAATTCCATTTTTAAAACACCGTTTTTTCTTGACGGTAGGTAAATACAAATGTAATCACCATCGTAGGTAAACCTACGcatcaaatttcaattcaatcagtaggtaaatggtgaaaaaaaaaagaaatattttctacGCATTGTTTGGAGGTAATAAAAGGGTGTTACTTTGCTTACCTCCTCTCATGTGCTTACATTGACATTTCGCTTATTACAACTGTTCCTGTGCCATGTGGTTGAGTTCTTGTCatgatttttaacttttattaaacaCCTGAAAACatcaatatatattttaaaaaaatcatgcgTTTGTTtttacagtcaagttcataaataGTTAATGTACTTTGCTAAGACGGCAAAAACATCTGTAATATTAGCAGGACTTACCTTATTTTTTGCCCGTTTTTTGTAATAGGCGCCAATGCTGGCACAATTAACCCTATGCGGTTCGACTTCGCATCGCAAACCACAACCGCTgggccagtggcgtagctaccaagggctaggcggggcagtgccccggggccctcaagctcagggggccctcgaaattctgctttatgtctgatgataaagttgcttagcatttttaaagtatttgtatatataatgattttacttcaaaaaaccttaccagttttgatagcagtgggccccatttttttatttgccccagggccctaggttacctagctacgccactgtgctGGGCAAAAAATAACGGTCAAACAGTGGAATTTACGCCCCTCGGCAtcacttaggtaggtacatccaAGTTGACCCCGCAGTTTCCTCGTCATCCTTACAATGCATTTATAGCCTTCGGCCCGTTTATGCTCACGAGTCATGCTGTGTAAAGTGTGGGCAAAgctgttacttatttattatctattgaTTTCAGACAAGGGGGGAATAAACCCTCAACTTCTTGGATAACGAATGTCCAAGAAGTCAAGAAATTAGATCAATCTGATTAAGAACCTGAAAATCGATCCCGCATTACTGGTAAAGTAAAAGTCACTGGCGTAACTATAAGGTTGCAGGGCTGGCAAAATGCCACGGGCCCCCGACCCAAGAGGCCGCAagctcagaaatatttttttaacattctacctgagtattttatttcacttaaaattaaactaagtacaaAGAATTTGCCACGGGCCCCAGACCAGGTGGTATAGTTACGCCACTGGTAAAAGTGGGAACAAAGAagactttaattattatttaccttcTTCTTCAACCACTATCCACTCAATTAGAGTAAGTCTCTTTCAATGCACGCCATTCCACTTGGTCTCGTGCCCTACGCATCCAGTTCTTCCCAGCCAATCTTAACAAGACTCTATCCGCCCGTCGGTCAAACGCTTCGGCTGCCTgaattatttagtgttttacttTACCTGATATGGCGGATGAATTATAGCGCGAAAAAACGGCGCCAAATAAAATACGTTAATAACAGCGAGCGCGAACTGGCGCGAACCAAACGCCGTACGTGATCAAATATTGAGTTATACTTTTCCTATTTCCGATTTTCTTCCGCACATTATTACTTACGCAatcatttaaaatgtaaataatgcaCGCACAGTGCAAGTGCAGCCACCAGAAAACTATAATAAGTCAGTGTGTCACGTTAGTTCGGTTTATAAAATGCTAGCCTCGCGCTCCGGCGTCGCGCGGGTTAGTTTTAGGGTAATGGAGCTGACAAAGGTGAGGCTGATGATAATTTTGTAAAGTCTAGTTCACACGTAGGTCGTTTTAGCTAGTTTTAGATAGTTTACCTAACTTTGACACAGTTGAGAACAATATTTGTTCTAATCTTAGTCTGCCTAAAACGTAATAAGCATTGCTGATAAGATAACATAAGAATGAACGTAGGGATGTATGGTGTCTTCAAAATTCTTCCGAAATGTTTCAGGTTACTGGGATAGTTTTGACTGAATGTccctgtaaaagttttttttattacatcggCATTTTGACTCAAAAGTGTAGTCAGTTcatattcgagcgtttattttgaatatttgatttttgtgggcacatttttgttgacatggtagaaatTTCTCTTACGGTTTCCAGGTTCTCTAGCACAAGTAGAGAATGTCtaataaataatcgaaaatgtcatcaaattctacactTCATTTATAAAATGTGTGACCCAGTCACGCTTTTGACGCTGTTTATAACACCGAAAAATGTATGGTAATATTTcgcacatgaaaaaaaaaaactgccgtAACTCAAAAATTTGTGGCTTTTTTTTCCAAAGCAtttttttctcgatttttcTGTATACTTGACTCAAAAAGCCCCAAATTTTGAGTAACGACAGTTTTTGATTTCATGTGCCGTGTGCGATTTGTTAACCTGAATTTAAAACGTCCGAGTCAGGTGTGAACACATTTAAATTAACCAAACCacataggtactaaaataaTCTGGAAGAATTTATAGACACATAAGACTAGACTCTCGTCAGTGGAATAATCGAGGCCAATACTTTGAGCTCCTGATATGACATTACATTGACCTTCTCTTTGGCTTGATCCATAAACGTACGTCTTGCagattgtatttaattaaaataaaaaaatatctcatgTATTCACTGTATTTCTTTCAATATTTTCAACCTGTACTTGTTATCGGGGAATCTCATTTTGACAATCTGCCGGACCTCCTCGCAGGCGTAACTCTGGGACAGTTCCTTCGTGTTCCAGATTTCCACAATCTCCAGAAGTTGTGCTTTCAGCAGTTGCGGCATTTTGGTGAATTTTAGCCAAACATTTATCTTCTTATCGAGTTCGATTGGCTCCTAAAATAGATGAAGATGTttcaaacaattttaaaattaatatttttctgtaGTAGTAACTTAAAATCTAATTAAATAGACAGGTTCAAAAGTGGATGCTCTTGATtgatttataactttttaactgttttattttataggatatacttacttatactcCCAAGTTAGTcccataaaaattgaaaaaaaagggaTCAGTAAGAATGGATATCTCTATGGTGTTCAAAATTATCCATACGCCTTATttccttggcagtagagtcatGTGTAACTAGATCACTTTAATCCTGACTTTTAAGCACTACCTCTCATCcacttttgctgctgactgtataaAATAGgcgttatttttttgtcatttttacaaGTTGTAATGCAGAATGTTTGGTAGGTGTGTATTTGATCAATTGAATCATGGATTAACCTTGGGAAACGCAGAGAAAACCGGAAATCGTcatcacaaaataaacaaaaatatatttgatatcataacatcaaaatactaacttaCCTCAAACAAAGCAGTAATATCTTCAACTGCATCCTGTAGCCTCACAGACAGCATATAAACCAACTCCTCACTGATGAGCTTGCAGTCAGCAAATATCCTCTGCAGCACGGCTTGGCAGAAGGCCTGGACCAGTGTACACATGCCCATTTCATACATGCGGGTTGGCAGAATATTGTGCCAGCAGCACTTGAGGTCCTTCATCTGGATTATGGCATTGTTCACAGCTGTGTCAAATTGTTCGTAGCTTTCCTTTGACCAGGAGAGTTCTGGAAAGTAAGTCAGGTCAAAATTGCATTAGCACAACACACCAACAACAacacaacttagggatctttaaaaaaggGGACTATGGGCACTCAAAGGGCCAGCAATGCACCTGTGATGCCCTTTGTGTTGTGATTGTCCATGGCCAGCGGTGATTGCATCCCATCAGGTGAACTGCATGATTGTTTCCacccttttatataaaaaagcaTTACTTTTGTTTATTAGGAACTAGATTGTACCAGCGGCTTCAGTCACATAAAACTATTCAATGTGGAGTTGAATTGTAATACAgggattcaaagtcaaaaagtcaaaatatctttattcaatttaggctgtaacaagcacttatgaatgtcaaaaaatctaccaccggtttggaaaaacctctgttgagaaactcaacaaggtatattttttgattatGGGTTGAACAAACTTTTGTACATTAAATCAAAAAGTTAAACTTACCATTGCTCTCTATACTCTGTGTAATAACATTCTTCTGTTTTTGTAGATACAGGGACACCTTCTCCAAGCCTAGGACCCTGAGATCCTGTATGCAGACCAGCATGACAGTGGTCAGGTGGTTGGAGAGGGCAGCGGGCAGGGTGTTCCTCCATGGAGGGCCAAGCAATCCATGGGCTAGGTAGAAGCAGTTGTTGAAGAAAAGAGCtggaaacataaaataataatcagtcAATGAGTTGATTAATTCTTTGTCTGTTTCCCCATTTGTGTAGAAGTTCGTTCctgaataggtattttttttatcccaaATAATTTCATAGTTTCTGCAGGATAGCTACAAACAAATTTCACGTTAACAAAGTTCTGGGCTGTTGTGTTGTTGCTTGTTATATAAATGACAATGTCATTGTAGTCTGGACTGTAAAATTGGAAAGTAATAGAGGTGAATTTTGACAAAACTGAAGAGTTAATTTAACTATGTATCTTAGAGAATAATGAAAAATGCTATATCTAATCTACCTATATCAAGAGGGCAACACTCTAGGTTGGTCTTAAATTTCTTCGGAACAATACTCTGGTACATCACCGTAATGTCTTTGATGTATGAAACCAACTGGGTGCTGTATTTTTCTGGCAACTTAGTACTTTCCTCCAAATGCTCCACAATCATCCTCAAAATCTTCTTCACATTCTGAGAAATTACACACTTCGATAGAAACACCGGTTTGTTTAAATCCCAGACATCCTTTTCAGATTTATCAGTGACTTCTAATATGGACTCATTTTCATTCATTGGCTCTGTTCCAACTACTTCAGTACCGTATGATAAGCTTTGACTCAGCAAGTTGCGTACATCATAAAgtagtttatcacattttttgttatacagCACACATTCAGTATTGTCTATGTATTTGTTTAATGGTGACTTGTCAGCCTCAACAAACTTTGATTCTATCAAGAATTTGTTGAAAGCATCCAACTCAATAACAAGGTTAGTATAATTCTCGTAAGTGCTGTTACAAGAAGGCAGATTGTTTCTAATGCAGTCTTCTATAATTTTATGGAAGAATTTCTCTCTGATGGAATCAGCAAAAATTTCAATGAATTTTTGTGCACTCTCTAACTGAGAGCCGAGAGTGGACTGTAAGAACTCAAATATAGCAGTTAAGTTGTTGAATATTGTTTGGTAGTTCGGTCTATTTTTGTTTGCTagagttattttaatattaaacactACAGCACCTACATCATCCTCTGTGAAAATCTCACAGTTGTGTCTTATGACATTGTGTAGCAGTTGATCTATGAAGAAACATGAGAACACGCCAAGTTCAGCATTCAATCTTTCCGTAACTTGTAAGGACCTGAGTACTTTCTGTAGCAAAATTGGATCACTCTGCTGAACTGACAAAGAATATGTAAGATATGTTAAGCTTCTCTTCTCTGACCAAGAGAAGAGATCTTCCCAATCCACACTCAGATGGGCTGTGTACAAGGCAAGTTGATTTTCAGCCTGTTCTACTAAGTTCAGTAGCGCTTTGGCAGTATCACCATTGAATTTTAACTTCTGAATTCTATCTTGAAGTTCTTTGACAGCCACCATGGCTTCACAATAATTATGTCTTCGGAATTCGTGGTTCGCCAGCTCCAGAACTCGTTTACCCTCCACTGCGGTACACAAATCGTTCAATACATCTATCGACTTGTCTAATTTTTCGCACTGATCATTAAATTCGTCGTTAGTCTCATTCAGACTTTCACGTAAGGATTTTATTGCTTCCGAAATATTAGCGTAGTCGTTAACTATATTTCCTTTTCTGTTTCTGTAGTTCAACTGCTCCAGGCTCTTTGTTGTTGTATAGTTAAGGAAAGAATCGATGAAATTTTGTTGCAACGTCCATGATAGTATTTCTACTCTATCCGTGAGATCCTTCATTTGGGTTGTTATTTCATCGCTAAGTTTCTTAAAATCCTTCATTTTAGTTAATAACACTTcctacaattaaattaaaattaaaacaatgaaTACGGATCTGACTGATGGCCTCttgtttcagttaaatattttgaaattcgaattttTTGACAGCCTATGACAGCTGTTATGTTGAGCACGTTCATAAATAAGAATCGTTGCTGTAAtggtaaaagtttattttttacgaaactataaatccatcaataaaaaaacgaaaaataacaAGTGCATAAGTAACCCAAATTAGTTTAAAACATGTTGGACCATTAACTATATACCTAGtcactaattaattattatacggACTTTACAAAGTTAAGCACGCTGCGTTTTGTTCTTGCTACTTAACTACTTAAGTGaggaaaattcaaaatttcaaattataaaagCGATTTTATAGAACTTGAAAGTAAACAAATCGTCTAGGTGGTGTAAGTATGGTGGTGTGGTAGCACGGTGGTGTTGCTGCCAAGGTCGaagaagaataaataaaagcttggaaaTTTAAGGTTGTCAAGATGTTGTTGAATCAATATTACTGCACCATTGCTTCCCATTTGGTATACTTTTGCCTTAAcgctttttattttaacatagtaataataaaaatgcacgACAGCGAAGTTGACAATCTCAAATCTGAACTAGATCACGAAAAATCATGCAGGTtagtttaagaaaaaatattgaatatttacctactttggcTCTCTttgtttgtacagtcaaggaaactgattCACATACCAGAGTATAATGTACTACTATAATGTCTTGTTGACATCCcctacatttgccaaagaaatcataacaAAATTGGtatgaaaaggtttcacccttACGTGAGTCAGagtcagtttccttgactgtaggtaccgattaactactaatattatagattcCTAAATATAATCGGTTAAAAATCATAATCTCATTTTGTTCTATCATGGTAGGTATCTAATTATGATCTATGTTACGTTAcccacaattttaaataatcgTAGCAGTTTGATTTtcctacttgtttttttttttaattatagagaATCAGCAGCGTGGCAGAACAGTGATCTTGAAAAGCAAATAGTCTCTGTGCAAGAGGATCTACGTAAAGCGGATTATGCTTGGGAGTATGACGATGATTTGGATAGGGAAGATACGAAACATAAGCAGCTTTTGGACTCCATTGACGAATTAAGGGCGGAGCTACCCATTTGGAAGGAGAAGTTGAAGAACGCTAAGATTTGCGGGCCAGGTAATATATTACAttaaggctacgtacgcactgtGCGGTTGACCGCGCGGTTTTAACGCGCCGCCCCTAATCTAAGCATCGCTTGAGATACTTagagacggcgcgctaaaaccgcgcgctTAGTCGCGTAGTGCGTACGTAGCTTAACTGTTAAGTACTGTATTCAGAATTAGtccggtcaaggactttaattcatgatccaccatggaaccatttcacagtaaacgtcatagtgacatcgcattaattaacaatgaaaatcgtaatgactttctCCTTGACTCATGACGATGTACGGGTCCATATTGGCTGGCATACTtatcgaaagtccgaatgtacctaatgtttgtcagaataatCGTTTGACATCTCTTTTTTCTCAACTCTCTCTTTCTTcagaaaatttcaagattttaatgggaaaaaaatgatgacaaacgatgattcggacaaaaattacggtatgactagcgaagagtatgcgaactctGGCGCTCCTCCTAGGTCCGTAGGTACGGTGTACCTTTGCTTCATTTCATTGTTGTCCCAGGCGTCAGAATACCTACTGTACGTTTTTCATCCaacattataattaagtaaataaactacCTACAGTAAGCGGTTTAGCTACGAGATTGAACTTTTAAGAGTTCTAaacatgtaagtattttttagggctccgtagccaaaatggcaaaaacggaacccttagtttcgccatgtctgtctgtctgtccgtccgtccgcggctttgctcagggactatcaatgctagaaagctggaATTTTGCACgattatatatgtaaactatgccgacaaaatggtacaattaaaaattaataaaaaaaaattttagtgtACCTgcctaaagtgggggtgatttctgttttctcatccaaccttgtagtgtggggtatcattggataggtatttttaaaccattaggggcttgctaaaacgattttacgattcagtgatttgtttgcaaaatattcaattgtAAAGTGAAAATTATGTGTGATAGATGAGTGGGGAGTGTGTGACATAAAGTGGAAGCGGAGGAGAATGGGTTTTCTGCATGAAAATACGTGTCGTAAGCGTTTTGTACTTATGCTAGCGGAGGAGCAAGGCAGTTCTGAAAATAATACAGATTCTATTTTTTCTATAATACTTAAACCTAACTTTATTTTTCAGATTGCAAGTTGAAGCACGACGATCTTAACATAAACTTGGACATACTTACTCCGGTACATactatatgtataatatttttaaatacaatcgGCTGGGAGTTGGGATTGGGATCTGCGCAAGTCACaactgtgtttcttgtggggctccagtggaccgtctcggccaccctgtcccgccacgccgctctcaacgacattctggaagggcgctcgttagtgccaacgttccggctgctctggagccccagattgtacggagcgatggcaagcgccctgacggaatgtgtgtgggacgctacctacctgtacagacaccctggcggcgtcctacctaccagcaactaccaaacgtgccggggcggcggcagacgcccgggaacgcct encodes:
- the LOC141435684 gene encoding uncharacterized protein: MLLNQYYCTIASHLVYFCLNAFYFNIVIIKMHDSEVDNLKSELDHEKSCRESAAWQNSDLEKQIVSVQEDLRKADYAWEYDDDLDREDTKHKQLLDSIDELRAELPIWKEKLKNAKICGPDCKLKHDDLNINLDILTPAELLRTVKRFERIKTDLLSTLRSKEWRLDSESKLFVRVNDQRTYLQNELLICQNNIMRLQRNSSYWQNISRRADERVLDPKRGPIKRVLGNQRLPPIAT